The genomic interval TATTTCTCCTTCAAATATTGTGGTAACTGCAGAAATAGTTGGTAAAGATGCAAATAATCCAAATGGAGACGGTTCAGGTTTTGTAATTTTTACAGTTACTGCCGATAATGTAATTAATTACCAACTTGATTTTGGAGATGGTAAGAAAGATGTAGAACCTACAGGAGTTATAAAACATAGATATACTAAAGTAGGTGTTAATAAATATACAGTAATTGTAAATGCAACTGGTACTGGAGGATTAAGTTCTAATACTACTACAGATGTTACCGTGTTTAGTTCTTTTACAGATGTAGAAGCAGAAAACTTTTTAAGTGGAGCTAATGTAGGTGATAGTAAAAAATGGTATTGGCAAGCAGATAAAGATGTGCATGTTGGTTTAGGACCAGTAACAGATGATTACGGAAATGGTGAATTTGCCTATGAAGCTTGGTGGAATGGTATTAAAGCTTGGGATACAGAAAAAGGTTGTATGTATGACAATGAGTTTGTCTTTACAAGAACTGCAGATGGAATTACTTTTGAACAAACAGTTGGACCAGCTTTTGTACCTGGAACTTATGCTGGAGATTTAGGAGTGGGAGGAGATCAATGCCATGATGAAACAGTTGCAACAACTATGTTTGGTGTTAAAAATGTTTCTTTTTTGCCCTCTTCATCTAAAGCAGCACTAGAAGGTTCTTATAATAACGAACCTTATAGAAAATCAAGCTTTGAAATTTCTGATGGAGGTTTTATGGGATGGTTAGTTGGAGCTAGTACATATGATATTATTTCTATTTCTAATGATGAATTAATTGTAAGAATTATTCAAAAAGGAGATGGATTTGCATGGTATCATAAATTTACATCAACAAAGCCGTCAAAAACAGCTCCAGTTCAATTTACAAACTTAGTTTGGGAAGATGATTTTAATACAGATGGTGCACCAGATGCAACTAAATGGACTTATGATTTAGGTGCTGGTGGTTGGGGTAATAATGAACTTCAAACTTATACTAATAATGCAGAAAATGCTAAGGTTGAAGGAGGTTCTTTAAAAATTACCGCTAAAGCTGATGGTAATGGTGGTTATACTTCCGCAAGATTAAAAACAGAAGGGTTATATAATTTTAAATATGGTAAAGTAGAAGTAAAAGCTAAATTACCTGCTAGTGCTGGTACTTGGCCAGCAATTTGGATGCTAGGATCTAATTTTTCTACTGTAAGTTGGCCAAAAAGTGGTGAGATCGATATTATGGAGCAAACTGGGGCTGATAAAAACAAAATATTGGCAACTTGCCATTGGGAAGATAGTACTTCAAATCAAAAAGCTGATTATGGAACAAATACTAGTATTTCCAATGCTTCAATTGAGTTTCACGTGTATTCATTAGAATGGACAGAAGCTTCAATAAAAATCTATTTAGATGATGTGTTATTTTATGAATTAACAAATAGTGCAAGTTTACCGTTTAATGCAGACTTCTTCTTAATTCTAAATGTTGCTATGGGTGGAAGCTTAGGTGGAAATGTAGATGCAGGATTTACAGAGGATACAATGGAAATAGATTATATAAAAGTTTATCAATAAGAATTTTTTGAATTAAAGTTTTGAGATTGGTTAGTACCTAACTAATCAATCTCTATTTACCCAACAAATAATATCAATAAAGCTAATAGTTAACATTAGTTTAAAAGCTATTAATGAATATCAATAAAGAATTAAATATAGGAAATATAAAATCTCAATTCTTAGAAAAAGAGGTTTTAGGACAGCAAGTTTCTTTAAAAGGAGAGACATTTTATAAGATTTCTAATGTAGATGGAATGCGTCCTTTTTTTATGAGCATAGTGAGTAACTCTAACCACTGGATGTTTATATCTAGTACCGGGGCTCTTTCTGCAGGTAGAAAAAACAGTAATTACGCGTTGTTTCCTTATTATACTGATGATATTATTACAGAATCATCTGAAGTAACAGGTAGTAAGACCATCATTAAAGTTAAAATTTATCAAGAAACTTATTTATGGGAGCCATTTTCTGAATTCAACAGAAATACCTATAAGATTTCAAGAAATATATATAAAAACTCATTTGGAGATAAAGTAATATTTGAAGAAGTA from Lutibacter sp. Hel_I_33_5 carries:
- a CDS encoding family 16 glycosylhydrolase, coding for MKKIKNIYIVLFSLMTAFYGCQENEYQLGGLISPSNIVVTAEIVGKDANNPNGDGSGFVIFTVTADNVINYQLDFGDGKKDVEPTGVIKHRYTKVGVNKYTVIVNATGTGGLSSNTTTDVTVFSSFTDVEAENFLSGANVGDSKKWYWQADKDVHVGLGPVTDDYGNGEFAYEAWWNGIKAWDTEKGCMYDNEFVFTRTADGITFEQTVGPAFVPGTYAGDLGVGGDQCHDETVATTMFGVKNVSFLPSSSKAALEGSYNNEPYRKSSFEISDGGFMGWLVGASTYDIISISNDELIVRIIQKGDGFAWYHKFTSTKPSKTAPVQFTNLVWEDDFNTDGAPDATKWTYDLGAGGWGNNELQTYTNNAENAKVEGGSLKITAKADGNGGYTSARLKTEGLYNFKYGKVEVKAKLPASAGTWPAIWMLGSNFSTVSWPKSGEIDIMEQTGADKNKILATCHWEDSTSNQKADYGTNTSISNASIEFHVYSLEWTEASIKIYLDDVLFYELTNSASLPFNADFFLILNVAMGGSLGGNVDAGFTEDTMEIDYIKVYQ